In the genome of Streptomyces violaceoruber, the window CGCGTTATGCCTTCGACCGGACACTGGCCCGAAGCACCGGGGCACTGCTCGGCTGGCTGGCCGCCTGCTGTCTGGCGATCGTCGTTCCCGTCAGCACCCTCCTGGTGTGGACCGACCCGCGGGCACCCCGCTCCCTGACGGAACGGCTCGTGGCGGTGTGGCGTACGAGCGCCGAGACCCTTCGCCTCGGCGGGGTGACCGGTGCGCCGCTCCGGATGCTCCTGTCGGTGTTCCTCGGACTGATCGCCCTGCTGTGTGTCTCCACCCTGGTGGGTGTGATCACGACCGGGCTGGGTGACCGCCTGGAAGAACTGCGCCGGGGTCGGTCCAGGGTGCTGGAGAAGGGGCACGCGGTGGTGCTCGGCTGGTCCGACCAGGTCTTCACCGTGGTCGGTGAGATGGTCATCAGCCAGGTCGGCAGGGTGCGGGGGGCCGTCGCGGTGCTCGCCGATCGCGACTCCGCCGTGATGGCCTCGGACCTGAACGCGGCGCTGGGAGTGACTCGCGGAGTACGCGTCGTCTGCCGTACCGGCGCCCCGATCGACCCCGCTGCCCTCGCGCTGCTCACTCCTGCCGCGGCGCACTGCGTCCTGGTGCTGCCGGGCGACGACGACGCCGACGACGCGGAAGTGGTCCGGGTGCTGTTGGCCCTGCGAGCCCTGCTCGGCGCCGGGGCGGGCCCGCCGGTGGTGGCCGCCGTGCGCGACGAGCGGTTCCTGACCGCGGCCCGGCTCGCTGCCGGACCGCGGGGCTTCGTCCTGGACGTCGAGTCCACCGCGGCGCGGCTGCTCGTCCAGGCCGCCCGGCACCCCGGCCTGGTACGGGCGTTGCGGGACCTTCTCGATCTCACGGGCGCCGAGTTCCACGTGGTCCATGCGCCGGACGCCCTGGGGCTGACGTTCGCCGAGATCTCGTCGCGGTACGAGGAGGCCTGTGCCGTCGGGTACCTGGCGGCCGACGGTCGTGCTTTGCTCACACCGGCGTCCGGCGCGCGATGTGGCCCCGGGGACCGTTTGATCGTCGTCGCGCGGGACGACCGGCCGCCCGTCGCGAAGCGGGAGGGCACCGCTGTGGATCCCACCGTCATGGCGGACCGGCCCGACCGGCAGCGGTCCTTCTCGAAGACGCTGCTGCTGGGGTGGAACCGTCGCGCTCCACTGGTCATGGAGTTGCTCTGCCGCACCGCCCAGCCGGGCTCGCACCTGCACGTCGTCAGCGGTGCCGACGACGGACCGGTGACCGCGGGGGCCGTGGGCCCCACCGACGACGAACGGGTCGCCGTGACGTACCACGTCGGGGAGCCGACCCGACCCGACACGCTGCGCGCGCTCGACCTGTTCGGCTACGACAGCGTGATCGCGCTCGCACCGGACGCGGGTCCGCACCGGGCCCGGCCCGACGACCAGCTGCTGCTCACGCTGCTGAACCTGAGGGCCGTCGAGGAGGAGACGGGACGGGCCCTGCCCGTCGTCGCCGAACTGACCGACCACCGCAGCCTGGCACTGGCCCCGCTGGGCCCGGAGTGGGACGCTGTCGTGCGCGGCGAGCTGACCTCCCTGGTCATGACCAGGATCGCGCAGAACACCGGCATGGCCGCCGTGTTCGAGGAGCTCTTCGCCGCACGGGGTGGCGCCCTGGCCCTGCGCCCGGCCTCCCACTACGTACTCCCCGGACGGGTCGCGTCCTTCGCCACCGTGGTGGCGTCCGCCCTCACGCGTGGGGAGTGCGTGATCGGGTACCGGGCGCACGACGCACGCACCCCGCGCCGGGAGGCCGACGTGCGCCTCGCCCCTGGCAAAGCGGAACGACGTGTCTGGACTTCCTCGGACGAGATCCTGGTCGTGACCCCGCCGGACGCGGGTGCCCGCCGCCCAGGTACCGCATCCGACGAGCTGCCGACGCGTCCGGACATGCTCCCGGAAGCCCGGCGGGGCACGGAAGACAGACCTGCGCGCGGCCCCGCTCCCGAATGAGGTCATGACGTGGCCGTGCTCCGGGCAGCGGTCAGGCCGCTGTCCGGCGGGTGAGGGCCGGCAGTGTCCTGGTCCTGATCCGCCGGTAGGTCGCGAAACCGTGCACGGTCACCGCTGCCCAGATGACGGTACTGAGCAACGGCCACCACAGCTCGCGTCCCTGCGCACCCTCGACCAGCTTCACGACCGAGTTCAGCGCCCAGCCGACGGCGAGGAAGAGAGCCGCCCACCTGGCCCACCGCCAGATCGCCATGGTTCCTCGCGCACGGGATTCCTGCCGAGTCCGTTCCCTGTGCCGAAGTTGTGTGTCCACCATGACTGTTCGTCTGCCCGTCATCCGGCGTCGTCTCCTCGCCTTGGCAAGGAAGGCCGAAAACCACGGGTGGCCCTCAGCCGCCCGTCAGTTCGCCAGATGCCAGTCGCCGTCACGTACCACGAGTACGCCGAGCGACTCCGGCTGGAGACCGGAGTGCTCCTTCGCCGAGTTCCGGATCGGGCCGGACACTCCGTCGAATCCGATCGTCTCGATCGTGTCGCGCAGCTCGGCACCGTCCGTGCTGCCCGACTTGGCGATGGCGTCGCGCAGCATCAGGGCGGCGTCGGCCGCGAAGGAGGCGAACCCGGAGTAGTCCTGGTACCGGTCCGTGTAGCGCGCCACCCACTGCTTCTGGTTCCGCACGCTGTCACCGCCCGAGGTGACGTCACCGATCGCCAGGACGCGGGGGAAGACCATGTGGACGCCCTCCGCGGCTCCTTGAGCACCCTTGACGAAGAGTTCCGCACCGGCGCCGGCATCCAGATAGACACCACCGTCGAATTCCGCGTCCCGAAGGTTCTTGGCGATGATCCCGGCAACCGGCATGACCGCCCAGACCACCACGGCCTCGGGTCGGTCGTCGACCAGGCGTTTCGCCTGGACGCTCATGTCCTTGTCCTCCTGGCCGAACTGCTGCGTGCCGGTGACCTCGATGCCGGCCTTCTTCGCCTGGGCCAGGACCGCGGCCCGGCCCTCCTGCCCGTAGGGGTTGTCGACGTTGAGCAGGCCGACACTCTTCACCCCCTTCTTCTTCAGATCGGCCAGCAGCACTTCGGCGTCCTGGGCGGGGTTGGGCGAGATCTTGAAGGTGTACTGACGTTCCGCCACCGGGTCGGTGATCGCCGTTGCCGAGGCCAGCGAGATCAGTGGCACCTTGCGCTTCTCCACGATGCTGGTGACCGGGACGGTGCACGCCGAGCAACCACCCGTGATCACCGCCACGACATGATCGTTGTTGATCAGGTCGTTGACGTTGGTGATGTTCTGCGCGGGCTTGGTCTGGTTGTCCTTGACGATCAGCCGGAGCTTGCGTCCGCCCAGCACTCCGCCCTGCTCGTTGATCGAGTCCACCTGGAGTTCGAGGGCCTTCTTGTACGCCGTGCCGATGCTCTGTGTCGGCCCCGACAACTCCAGGCTGGCGCCGATCGCGATGTCTCGACCCTTCGACCGCCCGCCGGTCCCGTCGTCCTCCTCGGACGCGGCGCAGCCGGTGAGCCCCAAGGCGCCGACGAGGATCGCGCCGGTCAGCGCCAACGAGGTACCTGTACGGATCACTGTGTCCCTCTTTCCTGAGTACGAGCCGTCGTGGCGGGGGCAGGACCGTCCTGCCGCTTCCGAACCGACCGCTCTCTGCGGACCGCCGTCACGCCACCCACCCCTCGGGGCAGGAACAGCAGCACGGCTATCAACGCGATCCCGTAGACGATGATGTCGAAATTCCCGGTAGCGGACGGGAACACCTTCGGGATCAAGTCCTTGGACGCCTCGGAGAACGTGACGATCACCAGCGCACCGAGCGGCGCGCCCCACGGGGTGCGCAGTCCCCCGACCGAGGCGATGACGAGCAGTTGCACGGAGTTGAGGAGTCCTGCCTGACCGGAGTCCATGAAGGACGACCAATGGGCGTACAGACTGCCCGCGACCGAGGCGAGCCCGGCCGCGAGCGCCAACGCGCCCCGGCGCAGCGCGGCGGCCGACACCCCGGCGGCCTCCGTCGCCACGGGGCTGTCGCCCAGCGCGCTCAGCGCGTCCCCTGCGGGGGACCGCAGCAGCGCGTCCACGGACAGCACGGCGACCAGCAGCACGCCGGCCACGAGGTAGTAGACCGACAGGTCGGTGTCCAGCTCCACACCGAACGGCGCCAGCGACGGAATGCCCGCGAGGCCGTTCGAGGCGCCGGTCAGCGGCAGTTGATTGGCCAGGGAGCTGACCACCAGACCGAACGACAGGGTCGCCAGCGCCAGGTACTGGCCCTGCGCCCGGAAGATGAACAGCCCCACGACATAGGCCACGGCCATGGCCAGCGCGGCCCCGGCGGTCAGCGCGAGCAGGGCGTTGACGTGCCATCTGCCGGTGAGGATCGCGGAGGTGTACCCGCCGACGGCGAAGAAGGCGGCCTGCCCGAGGGAGATCTGACCGGCCCGGCCGACCAGCGGAACGAGGCCCAGGGCCGCCGTGGCCTGCAGACACATCAGCACGGCGACCGACATCGTGTAGAAGGGCACCCTCGTGAAGACGGCGGGGACCGTCAGCAGCAGTACGACGAAGACGGCGTACCCGGCGGCACGGGAGCCGACCAGGGCGCGTGCCCGGTGCGACACGTTCATACCCGCACCACCGACGCCCGGCGCAGCAGCCCGGTGGGCCGCAGCAGCAGCACCGCGAGCAGCAGCCCGTAGGTGAGCGTGTCCTTGTACTCGCTGCTGAGATATCCGGTGGCGAACGCCTCCACCAGTCCGACCAGCAGCCCGCCGGCCACGGCGCCCGCCGGGGAGACGAGTCCGCCGATGACCGCCGCGGTGAAGCCCTTGAGCCCGAAGGGGACGCCCACGGACGCGTCCGGCGGCTGGAGCGGAGCCAGGAACAC includes:
- a CDS encoding CASTOR/POLLUX-related putative ion channel; this translates as MGRRRAVSWRHRARYAFDRTLARSTGALLGWLAACCLAIVVPVSTLLVWTDPRAPRSLTERLVAVWRTSAETLRLGGVTGAPLRMLLSVFLGLIALLCVSTLVGVITTGLGDRLEELRRGRSRVLEKGHAVVLGWSDQVFTVVGEMVISQVGRVRGAVAVLADRDSAVMASDLNAALGVTRGVRVVCRTGAPIDPAALALLTPAAAHCVLVLPGDDDADDAEVVRVLLALRALLGAGAGPPVVAAVRDERFLTAARLAAGPRGFVLDVESTAARLLVQAARHPGLVRALRDLLDLTGAEFHVVHAPDALGLTFAEISSRYEEACAVGYLAADGRALLTPASGARCGPGDRLIVVARDDRPPVAKREGTAVDPTVMADRPDRQRSFSKTLLLGWNRRAPLVMELLCRTAQPGSHLHVVSGADDGPVTAGAVGPTDDERVAVTYHVGEPTRPDTLRALDLFGYDSVIALAPDAGPHRARPDDQLLLTLLNLRAVEEETGRALPVVAELTDHRSLALAPLGPEWDAVVRGELTSLVMTRIAQNTGMAAVFEELFAARGGALALRPASHYVLPGRVASFATVVASALTRGECVIGYRAHDARTPRREADVRLAPGKAERRVWTSSDEILVVTPPDAGARRPGTASDELPTRPDMLPEARRGTEDRPARGPAPE
- a CDS encoding branched-chain amino acid ABC transporter permease, which encodes MNVSHRARALVGSRAAGYAVFVVLLLTVPAVFTRVPFYTMSVAVLMCLQATAALGLVPLVGRAGQISLGQAAFFAVGGYTSAILTGRWHVNALLALTAGAALAMAVAYVVGLFIFRAQGQYLALATLSFGLVVSSLANQLPLTGASNGLAGIPSLAPFGVELDTDLSVYYLVAGVLLVAVLSVDALLRSPAGDALSALGDSPVATEAAGVSAAALRRGALALAAGLASVAGSLYAHWSSFMDSGQAGLLNSVQLLVIASVGGLRTPWGAPLGALVIVTFSEASKDLIPKVFPSATGNFDIIVYGIALIAVLLFLPRGVGGVTAVRRERSVRKRQDGPAPATTARTQERGTQ
- a CDS encoding ABC transporter substrate-binding protein — protein: MIRTGTSLALTGAILVGALGLTGCAASEEDDGTGGRSKGRDIAIGASLELSGPTQSIGTAYKKALELQVDSINEQGGVLGGRKLRLIVKDNQTKPAQNITNVNDLINNDHVVAVITGGCSACTVPVTSIVEKRKVPLISLASATAITDPVAERQYTFKISPNPAQDAEVLLADLKKKGVKSVGLLNVDNPYGQEGRAAVLAQAKKAGIEVTGTQQFGQEDKDMSVQAKRLVDDRPEAVVVWAVMPVAGIIAKNLRDAEFDGGVYLDAGAGAELFVKGAQGAAEGVHMVFPRVLAIGDVTSGGDSVRNQKQWVARYTDRYQDYSGFASFAADAALMLRDAIAKSGSTDGAELRDTIETIGFDGVSGPIRNSAKEHSGLQPESLGVLVVRDGDWHLAN